In Struthio camelus isolate bStrCam1 chromosome 3, bStrCam1.hap1, whole genome shotgun sequence, the DNA window CCGGAGGCCCCATGAGGCGCGCGCCGGCGCCCGCGGGTTCCATGGCGGCAGCAGCGCAGCGGCGCGAGCCCAACTTCCAAGAACACGTCAGCCCGGagtgaccccccccctcccccgcgcccccgccgcgagCGCGTCATCGCCACGCGCCGCGGCCACCCGGAAACGGCCGCAACGGTCGCGGCGGCCTCCCGTTCCCGCCGCGGGACTCACCAGCTGCGCGAACGGCCGCAGCGCCGCCTTGGCCTCCGCCATCGCCTCGCCGAGGGCTCCCCGTGCGGCGGGACCTGCCTCCGCGCCGGCTCCTGCGCCGTCCTCGGCGGCTGTGGGCAGAGGGAGAGCGGTGTTCACTCCGCGCGGCCCGGCCGTGCCCGCCCCGGGGCACCGCGgtgacaccccgtcccccccacccccaacgcGGCCTGCGCATGgggtgggtggagggggggggcgggtttCTGTCTCTGTATTTCTATGGTCCTTGTTTGTCCCCGGCATTGAAGAGGAGGCAAAAGTCCTCAGAAATGATAGCGATTTTCTGCTGGACTTCATTAGAAAAGCTACTGTGAAGAGGGACGTGGATACAGAGCTCCGGTTGCTTTCCCAAGCCTACCTCAAAACACACACGGCAGGCAACGCGTTCCCACTGACTCAACAAAAATGGGCATGCTCTTTGATCCCCAGGCAAAAGACCCACCTTGGGATCCAATAAATTTACAGCACTGTGAATACAGTGCAAGAGTCTTAAATCATCTTTATTTCTACCCTGTGCTGAAGCTTGTCTCCTTCCCTCGCTGCTATTGTTGCCAGGAATTCACATTAGCAGATTCAAATAAACTTTTTGCCCAGTCTAATGTTATATTGTGGGAGAGCTTCTGTAACAAATGGTGCTACAAACGGCTGCTCTTGTTTCCTCACCAGCATTTCCAGCAGTCTTCATTGGCATTGCTGGCAAACAGCATTTAAACAGTTAATCTGATGTTACCATGAAGGAAAGGACGATGGTCTAAAATACAACTGAAGGACTGACCGCTTAAGCACATGTAAGTAATGAATTTTAAATGGCTGGTGGATTAAGTACCTTTGCATTCAACATACAGTTTCCCTTAGTACTTAAACTTGGTCAAAAGTGCTTGACTATGGGGACAGAGGTAGTACGGTACCTCAGTTGAATACGGAGGCTAACAAGACATGCCTAAATTTTGTCTAAATTCTCAGTGAAACCTGATTTGTTAAGTGGATGATGATCAGAGATGAAGGCATACCAAAGCTGAGCTTGGCACGAAGAATGGAATCAAAGCCAGTTTCATGCCAAAACAGAACTGGGGATGATGGCGGTAACAGAAACTCtcctacttctctctctctctctctctctctctctctcataatgACCgtgcagcacagctcagcacataTACCTCCAGAGGAAGAGAGCTGgagttaaaattttgttttcagaggAATTGAGTCAAACCTCTTTCTCCTACTCCAACAAATACTTTAGCCAGAAACTACAGAATGGCTTCAGTGGAACTACActccttttttcctggaaaagtatTTTTGAGAGGAATATAGTCCACAATCACAGGTTAAAAAGAGAGCCAGAAGAGACAGAGCATGATTCTATATCCTAATGGTTAGGTTGTCAGTCCTTTCTGTAAGAGAGGAAACCTGGGTCTacccttctttttttaatgcattaccACTGTGAGACACAATCCACCACCCTAGCACAGAATTCTGACAATGATGCTTGCAAGAGGATTTTAGTTTTGCAGTGCAAAAAGGtagtgccaaaaaagaaaaaatctgtctATTGAGATCAGTGTAAGCTAGAAAATACTGCCACTAGAGACTCTTGTCTTAGATTACTGGAAAAAATGCTAGAATTATAGTGTATATAGTGAAAACATTAGTGAAAAACCTCAGTATTTGCATAAAAGAACGAGTCAACTATActcatatttaaaagcaaaagaagaaaacaagaaatttcaAAAGCTTTACCTGCAGCAATATCTTCCCTGGTACTCTGTCCTGAATCAATTGACCCAAAGGGAGCTTCTGCTGGCAGCAGTCGTCTTTCATTGTCGTACCCTTCCTTGGCATCTCTGTTATCCAAGAAGATGGCCTCTTCGTGCTCAGGTGGAATGTTAACAGCTTGCTCCTCCTTTTCAATAGGCAGAACTGGCCTCTTATCTTCAGGTTGCTGAAATATCTGATTGCTCTCAATGGCATTTGGGTTCCTGAAGGGAACTCTATCATGTTCAGTTTCTTTTGCAGCATCTGTGGCAGACAGAAAAACATGAATTTAGCACTGAACTGATATTTATTTCTTACTAGCAGCTGTCTCCAGCAAAATACTGCATTTGACAAAGCCTTGCTGATGCTTTTTGACACCAGCTTGTATGTTGCTTCCAATATATTCTTAATCAACTTTCAGTGACATCTAATTAAATGCTTATAAGGAATTTATGCAAGGTATCAACCACTGACCAgatagtgagattttttttttttcattgtgtgaCATAACTTTATCAGAAATTACATGCTGAACATTTATTACTGTGAGAGGAGCCTTGCTAAGGGCATATCTTACTGCCTTACTAATTGGATAAAATAGCAAGCTTATAGCAGACTCCAGTGCTTGTTCCTTCCCTTGTCAAAAGATAGGCTTGTTCAGCATTTCTTCTATTTATGCACCCTCTTTTATGAATGTGGACAAAAATATGCTGATAGAGACATCTGAAATTGTAGGTGTATATTTTTAGTGCCTGAATTTATTGGTCACCGCACATCTCAGAGTTAGGTGTTAGTTTGGGGCGGAGGGGAATCTCTAGACCCTATGGAGAATTCAACACATGCTACAGACGTGAATCCTTATTtcgtggggggaagggggagaccTGAATGTCTCCTTCTAGCCATATCTATCCACTGATCCCACTTTCTTACACAGAGCCTGGCCCATAAGAACAGACGCGCAGAGCTCAACGTTTTCTTTCTCAGGATTTCCCAGGGCCACCTATTACCATGGCAAAAAATTGCATCAGAAGTAGTCAAAATCTCACTGATTCCACAGGACCTCTTCAATTCTGCTTCCTCAACCCCCTCTTAAAGCTTTTCTGGGTTACATAGCTTGGTCTGGGATAGGGTTTTACTTCCATTTCATCTATTCATTAACTAGTTTGGGTTTAAtgttttattgggttttttttctgcaaacgTGGAACACGATCCTCACAAACTGTCCAGAACAGTCCTCATGCATGCATTTTAACATCCTACCTTTATCATGGAGTGGGTAATCTTCTTCCTGTTCTGGAACAGCTGCAAGTGGGACACTCTCACTAGCAGATGAGTATTTGCTCCTTAAAGAGTATATTAATTCTTGAATATCATCCATCAGCGCACTCTCTTCATCATACAAATCCATCTCTTTCACCAcctcctctttattttctgcCACCCTGGAATCTAGAACTTTTCCTACAACATCCATAATACTAGATTCTGAAAATTCAAGTATCTGGTCCAAAGCTTTTTCTATATCTTCATTATTATGACTTGCCTTCCGAGCAAGCTCCAACTCTATCTTCATGTCCTGAAACATGGCTTCTAGCCTAACCACATGTTCGAGCCCAAGGTACTTTTGTAAACGTGCTACGCGCTTTTCATCAAGGAAATCCCTCATTATTGCGAGCCGTTTCACAGACTCACTATATTCTGATGTGACGGTGTCTTTTGTCGTTGCTGAGACATCAGCGGGGCTGGGAAGATGTGCAGAGTGCTGGTGATCATTTCTTGCGTACTCTAAATTTTGCATCTCTTTTAAGTCTTTTTGCAAACCCCCCCCTGGGAGAGGATCTTTCCTTTGGTTAAAGTCATCACTGTCTTCTGTTTCAGGAGATTTGAAATTATGTTCTTCCACAGCTGATGGTTCTTCAGCTTCAGAAGACTCCTCATCATCTTCCTTGACATGTTCCATTCCATCCAGTTCAGAGTCTTCACTGACTTGTACATCATCCTCTTTGTTCGCAGTCTCAATTGCATCTTGCACGCTgatcattttctttgcttcctcagGAAACGCATTTGTTTCTTCTCCCATTTCATCAGTTTGGTAACTAGGATTAGCAGTTCCTGAAACAGCTTCACTTAGAATTTCTAATTCAGGGTTTGTACTTTTCATATTTAGTTTATTACGCTGTACATTTGCAAGTCTTGCTTGTGACAACTTTGCACTAGCAGCATTCTCGTCTTCCAatagctcttcctctgcttgtTTCAGATCAGAGTCTTCTTCAGCATCCAACTCTTCAGATGGGAATTCTTgtctttgtgttttttctctaGCTAAATGTGTGCCAAGATCACTGTCTGAATCTCCATCCTCAGTATGATTAGTTCCCTGCTGAGTAAAATTCTCTGTATTAGTATTCTGTGTGGTGCCTTTTGGTTCTTCTTCAGGAGAacttttctgaatgctttctaCAAATACTGTAGCCTCGCCAAGATTTCTTGAAAGCTCTTCTTTCACATTTGCCTCTGAATACTGTGTCTCGTTTTCCCATGGCCTAGGTTGCTCGACAGCTCCTCTGCTCACGTGCTGATGGTTTGGGTCTCTCTCTCCTGTAGGGCTTTCTTTCACGTTTACCCCTTTTATTTCAGGTTCTTCTTTAAAAGGGATATTTTTTAGATTTTCCTGATCAGCCTCCcctatttgttttaaatcttcaTGTTTCAGAACTTCTTTCTCCACAGCAGGCATTCCACGCTCCATTTTGTCTTTTAAGGGGTCAGCATCTCCCAAGTCATACTGAGATGCATTTTGTACCTCTTCCACTGGTTTGGCTGGAACATCAACAGAAGGCTTatcctctgctcttcctttctcctttgttttctccCATACCATTCTGTGCTTCAAATCACTTTCGAAGATCTCCTCCTCCAAGATCCCATCCTCaatgttttcctcctcttcaatTGTTTCAGCAAGTGGCACTCCTTCTGGACTTCTGTTGATGTCACCGAGGGATGGTTTTAAAGCgtcttgcttgtttttaatagaTGATTCATCTCTtggactagggaaaacatgggaaTCAGGCACAGATGTACTCTTCAGCTCTTTAGTATGTGATTCAATCCCACCATCCACGAGCTGTTCTTCAAACTGttcagttttgtttggttttccctTTGAACCAGGATCACCTGCAACTCTAGGTTCCTTTATAAGCAGCTCATTGGAGAGATCCTCAAGCTGGggtgttgctgctgcttcttttttactTATTAGCATTACCTCTTCCTGCTTCTCCTTTGTTTCTACAGATTCAGACCTATCCACATTTATATTGTCACCTGACCTCCTGCTCTCACTGAAGGCATCCTCAAGAATTAATGCATCTGAATCATATTTTTTCTCATCATCTCTTTGGTTATTTAGCTCTGTAGCATCATTTGGTGACTCAATGCCATTGTTTTCATCAGCTTCTGAATCCTCTAGGGATACAATTTCTTCTTCTGCCATAAACGACAGCAAAGGGATTTCTTCAGACTGCTCTGCAAAGTCTTGTTCCTCCTCTGTATAAGGAGCATCAATGCTCAAATCTTCATTAAAATCATCTTCCAGTGATGTAACAAGGCTAGTCACCTCATCATCAGATACAACAGCATCAGCAGTGGAGccaaattttgttttcaagttcACAGACAGCTCTCTGTTTAAAAGCGTATAGGCATTGACTTCTTCACTCTCTTTGTCAAGTTGACTGATTTCACCCTGAAGAATACTAGTGTTTTTGGTATTTTCACTTTCTAGCCCTTTTAGTTTCTCATGTAGCATTCCTTTCAAGTGCTCATGTGCAATTTGAGCTCCCTGAGAGTTTTCTTCATGACTGTTTACACTGGGGTCTCCCCCAGTATTTTCAATTCCTTCTGTAAGAGGACTGTCTATTTCCTCTGTCATAGCAAGGGTTTCCTCGTCTTCCTCTGTGCTTAGCTCAAGATTGTCTGCCTC includes these proteins:
- the MIA3 gene encoding transport and Golgi organization protein 1 homolog, yielding MAAAAGSERRLLPPPALLTCLLPPCRRRPAIMAAAPPPPPPAPRPLLALLLLLLLLPRPLDAELGRRFAERKRCADPECSMLMCRGKAMQDFKGPDCRFVNFKKGEAVYVYYKLIGKSTELWAGSVGSDFGYFPKDLLEINHNYTNEELELPTDETDFVCFDGGRDDFDNYNVDELLKSSGETIANERETELSDPGTKPVEGIKTDEEMEEVDTMKSRDALEADNLELSTEEDEETLAMTEEIDSPLTEGIENTGGDPSVNSHEENSQGAQIAHEHLKGMLHEKLKGLESENTKNTSILQGEISQLDKESEEVNAYTLLNRELSVNLKTKFGSTADAVVSDDEVTSLVTSLEDDFNEDLSIDAPYTEEEQDFAEQSEEIPLLSFMAEEEIVSLEDSEADENNGIESPNDATELNNQRDDEKKYDSDALILEDAFSESRRSGDNINVDRSESVETKEKQEEVMLISKKEAAATPQLEDLSNELLIKEPRVAGDPGSKGKPNKTEQFEEQLVDGGIESHTKELKSTSVPDSHVFPSPRDESSIKNKQDALKPSLGDINRSPEGVPLAETIEEEENIEDGILEEEIFESDLKHRMVWEKTKEKGRAEDKPSVDVPAKPVEEVQNASQYDLGDADPLKDKMERGMPAVEKEVLKHEDLKQIGEADQENLKNIPFKEEPEIKGVNVKESPTGERDPNHQHVSRGAVEQPRPWENETQYSEANVKEELSRNLGEATVFVESIQKSSPEEEPKGTTQNTNTENFTQQGTNHTEDGDSDSDLGTHLAREKTQRQEFPSEELDAEEDSDLKQAEEELLEDENAASAKLSQARLANVQRNKLNMKSTNPELEILSEAVSGTANPSYQTDEMGEETNAFPEEAKKMISVQDAIETANKEDDVQVSEDSELDGMEHVKEDDEESSEAEEPSAVEEHNFKSPETEDSDDFNQRKDPLPGGGLQKDLKEMQNLEYARNDHQHSAHLPSPADVSATTKDTVTSEYSESVKRLAIMRDFLDEKRVARLQKYLGLEHVVRLEAMFQDMKIELELARKASHNNEDIEKALDQILEFSESSIMDVVGKVLDSRVAENKEEVVKEMDLYDEESALMDDIQELIYSLRSKYSSASESVPLAAVPEQEEDYPLHDKDAAKETEHDRVPFRNPNAIESNQIFQQPEDKRPVLPIEKEEQAVNIPPEHEEAIFLDNRDAKEGYDNERRLLPAEAPFGSIDSGQSTREDIAAAAEDGAGAGAEAGPAARGALGEAMAEAKAALRPFAQLLVATLPEDIRPGPDFHGLPWEPIIMTALVGITTLAIIFWRTCLSVKSRMYQVTEKQLAEKIKNLLQEKTEILEKMSEYDKKIKEAKESVKVAQEQKSVFSDEAAELKDTVKGLEETNRLLDDKVKNLHTMLETERKQNEKKQSKISETQKSLEKLQEVISVHSVELSEVQIALNEAKLNEEKVKSELRHVQEENARLKKSKDQLLKEAEGWSERHTELSEQIKLYQKSQKDIEEALAYKENEIEVLTNCIMQLKQLDVAPASEARKDGEGHEWSTGDDLANGELPDNESEKMKTQIKQMMDVSRVKTMLSIVEEDRDLLQSKLSDEVTARHELEEQIKKLEHDSCSLQSAKARLENECKTLQQKVEILSELYQQKEMALQKKLTQEEYERQEKEQKLSAADEKAVLAVEEVKVYKQRIHDMEEELQKTERSYKNQIAAHEKKAHDNWLIARSAERALAEEKREAANLRQKLIEVNQKIVMLQRPLIVKPTPGRPDRQVPPRRGPLSRDGSFGPSPVSGGNPSPTQMMEVSGRPLSAPRREGSRGEFGTVVDGPSAPRRPLELSGRMSVPDLGPAVASLISSVPRTSSPSAAMDGVANISPKGPPSFPGTPIMTSPVMGPPPPPPVRYGPPPAPLRGHFGPRPLPGPLVRGAPLPPPAVRDYLPGPPLGMRDLPPGPLPPPDPRGYGRGHPSFRPLGPHGPRDYPPGPRLPPPGSRDYTPSPSRDLPPSGPRDYPAGPPPPPPAGSKDYTQPPAQKP